In Hemicordylus capensis ecotype Gifberg chromosome 4, rHemCap1.1.pri, whole genome shotgun sequence, the genomic window caatgatgctgacatggacaaatagatttgggtgtcatcagcatactggtagcaccctgcaccaaatctcctgatgatctctcccagcggtttcatgtagatattaaacaacattggagacaatgtggagccctggggaacaccatacaaaagtttagattttgaagaacagcagtctccaagggacaccatcttgaaactgcccgagaggtaggagcggaaccactgcaaagcagtggctccaactcccaaccccctcagacgctccaggaggatactatggtcaatagtatcgaaagccgccgagaggtccaggaggaccaacagagtcacacttcctctgtcaattgccaattggagatcatccatcaggctgaccagtctccacctcatagccagcccgaaagccagtttgaaatgggtcaagataatcagtttcatctaaGACTGTCTggactggagctgggaggccaccaccctctcaattaccttgcccagccacggaaagttggagacaggcctgtagttggaGACAAGTTGGAGACAAGtccaagggatccaaggtaggcttcttcagaagcggtttaataattgcctccttaagacaaggaggcatcctaccttccctcagagacacatttataatctctaccaggccttttaCAACAAACCCCCCgtcagataatataagccatgtcggacaagggtcaagagaacaggtataATCACATTAATAGCAAATTTTTCCATTTTACTCAGCCTCCTTCCTCTATATGGTTTCTCTGCCTGCCCTTGAGGCAGCGGCCTGTCTTCCCTGTTCCTTGTAAAGCACCATATACATGGATAATACTATccacaggatttttttaaagtaatttttttaaaaattaaaaacattgaaAAAAATATCagaacaatcctgctggatcaggcccatgtccagcaacctgtttaactcagtggcccaccagatgcctctgggaagcccacaggcaagagctgagggcatgccctctctcccgctccTTGTTTTATTTAAAACTATCAAAAAGTCAATATTAATACTCAATAGTTTTAAAATGAACTTCTTTTCTACACCATACAGCTTTGGAAAATATTATAAGATGTGGTGTTAAAATACCTAAAATAGATCTAAGTTACAGACCACGTCAATGGCTATTATCATCAAACCACTGGGACATCTGTCCTTTTTTCAAGAATATTTTGAAGCATTTgactgacataggaagctgcttttataccaagtcagaacattggtccatctagctcagttttttccacactgactggcagcaccgaCCTCTCCAAAGTTACCAACAGGAACCAGTccaggccctacctggagatgcaagaaattgaacctgggacttctgcatgcaaagtatacCAACACTAAATGCATCAGTATATGGatagaaaggaaagggaagggaagggaagggaaggaaaggaaaggaaaggaaaggtggtgctgtcaagtcggtgtcaactcctggtgaccatagacccctgtggttttctttggtagaatacaagaggggtttaccattgccatctcccacacagtacaagatgatgcctttcagcaccttcctatattgctgctgcccgatataggtatttcccatattctgggaaacacaccagcggggattcaaaccaacagcctcctgctctctagacaaGATACTTTCCCGTGGCACCATTACTTTTGTTCAAGAGTAGGAGATACAGGGCTGCAATTTGGATCGAGACTGTTTAGAAATAGGAATGTTTAATCCTTTACCTCAGTACTATTTTCCAGCCAAAAAATCCCCCCTCCAGCAACAATTTAAGCCCAAAAAGTTGCTACAATGGCACTTCCAGGAGTAAATAGCCACTTCAAGATGGGGAAAAGTGTGCAAGGGAAAGGGCCAAATACTCTCTACCTATATGCTGTGGTCCCAACACTCCCTGAAAAAATAGAGCAGTGTATCTAATATATTCTCTATATATTAGTTAAATATATACTGTAATTATAGACCACTATTAAAGCtataagtcaccttaagtggcgcagcggggaaatgctcaactaacaagcagaaggttgccggtttgaatctccactggtatgtttcccagactatggaaaacacctatattgggaaacagtgatatagaaagatgctgaaaggcatcatctcatactgcacaggaggagacaatggtaatcccctcctgtattctaccaaagtaaaccacagggctctgtgggcaccaggagtcgaaatcgacttgatggcacacttattATAGCTATAGTcccctaggagagctggtcttgtggtggcaagcatgaattgtcgcctttgctatgcaaggtccaccctggtttgcctttgaatgggagactacatgtatgagcactgtaagatatttccctcagggaatgaggctgctctgggaaaagcacctgcatgattgcatgcagaaggttccaagtcccttcactggcatctccaagatataagagcgattcctgcctgcaaccttagagaagatactggggctattctcacgatcagacaaaatcgggctaggggagcctagcccgattttgcctgatcgtgtaagccaccgggctcgcaggtgagcccggtggtttatgagcagctagcccgctttagTAGCCCTacacttagcccaggtttgtggagcgagcgctctgcaaacccggtctgcctgatcatgagtagctgcgccgtggctctgcaccgcagctactcatgagtagacccccggaggggaggtgaaaagccgtctccccactcacgcagggcatactggagcttctgggggctgcacagcccccaagctccccagcccccactggctccgtcacggagccagcaatcatgtggacggccgatccagccgcccaggtctccctccccgctcgtgtgtgggaagagtgggcttagcccactctccccatgcaCCGTCAGGAACTGGGTtacactgatcatgagacctagctcactgctagtctgtgttgacagtactgagctacatggaccaatggtctggctgagtatatggcagcttcctatgctcccattTTATACATTAGGTACAAAAGCAGAAATTAATGGGCAACATCCAAACTATCCGGTCATAAACTAAATCCCATGAaagttaatgggacttaagttggGCATGACTAACTtttctcactgatttcaatggtgccTAGGCACAGTCTTGATGCAGTCCGATTTTTTTCTCCTCTACTGTAAAGAGAtctaaatgtatgtatgtagtgAAAGACTTTTCTATCCTATCTTTCAATCCCATAAGCAGGTCCCCAAGACAGTTAAAGAGACATTTTAAAACCTGTGACTACCATAATCTTGAATGCTTTTCTTCTCATGAACCTACAGGGCCATCTCTTTACTACTTTTATTTATATGCTGTGTTCAACAAAGAGTTCAGACTGGTTTACACAGCAGAGAGAAACGAGATGGGTGGGTGGATAGATTCCCTGACCCAAAAAGGCtcataatttaaaaatttaacaaacACAGATGTAAGGACTACAGTATTATCAAGCCACTAGAAAAGTCACTATAGGCTGGTTCAGATTATGCTTCCCCATCTTGCACCCCAAATTAGCACATGCAACTAAGAAGAGGAACATACTGAGAGCATGCCCTGCTGGATGCCTTCCCTGGATATCTTGACATCTGCCTGGCATATTTTTATCACATGGAAATGTGTGTTTTTCTCACATGGGGGGGTTGTGTGTCCAAAACCACTGCTCTGCACATGATCCAAATATTAATTTAAATGTGTATTTAAGCTAGTTTTAATTGAATCCTTCTTAATGACAGGGGCCAGTTCAGGGGAGGAAGTAGCTATTTAAACAGGCATTTGTAGCACGTGAAGAAGGGGTGGTTTGGATGCTCCCCTctctcatgcaattaaaggatgcTCTAACCGTGCATCAGGACATCCTTTATGGATGTCAGGCGGGTGCACTCTCAGCGCGACTCCATCCTCTTCACATATAGAGACCGAttatcatctgaaccagttctATATGTGGAACACCATAAGATTTCCTGCCAACGAGCGCATCTAGCTCTTCTGATCAACTACTGATCACCATCTTCTGTTTCCTGGAGTGCAATTCTCCATTAACTAAAGGAATGAGCTGCAGGAAGGAAGAATCCCCTTTGCTACTTGGTTTGATTACAAGAATAGGACTACCCAAGAGAAGCAAATTTAGAGTACTTATCTTGATTCAACAGTCCCTTTATTCACAAAGAGGGGATTATAGGACATGTCAGCAATATATCTACAGAAAATTCAAGGAGTACCAGTCCACTGAAATGATGGATTGCAGTTTCTCCATAGAAGCTTTCAGAAAACAATGTCATTAAAAAGCATCTTACAGTAAACCTTCATGAAGCGAAAGGTTTGTGTGAGAGAATGTATTGAACTATTCTGTCCAATAGTTGGAAATAAGTCATATGAAACATGTTGTATTTACATATATCAagaatcagcttttaaaattctcCTGGAGTTCACAGGAGTATGTGGCTTCCCTCCTCCACTACCAATGCCCCACCCACTCCACCTTTACTAGGCAGAGATTTCAACAAGAACTGAGGGGGTGAGTAATATAATGAGAATGAAGCTAGTTTTAGAACTGGTTTAAAATCCAGCAAATTCTGTGAAAACAAATATGGAATAAAATATGAAGAATaaagtctttaaaaataaaacacattgcCTTTAAAAGCTTTTTCTTATAATACCACATCAAAGTTGCACAACAGACCCCAATGATCACTAGGAAACATGCCACAGTCTAGTTTTTCCAGACCAATTAAATCCAAACTCTGAGGAATGATTTGTCCACCAGTTGAAGCAGCTCGAAGGAACAGGCGATCAAACCGCAATTTGCAATTGTAAGCTACAGCTAAGTTCGTGTTTTGACTTGTATCCCACGTGTAGCGGCAGTGTTCTGGCTTGCCCAAGAATTCCCAGATGTCCACAATGCTAGTAGGTAAGCCACCTAGTTTAGCAACCTGATTGGGggaaagttaaacaaacaaacaaacaaacatgaataGGCTTTCCCCCCACAACAAATTTTATTATCAAACCGACAACATTTTATAAAATGCGACACATGTAAGATTTACATTCCATTTACTACCAGTGCTTTAAAAGAAAAGCTTATTTTTTCAATATTTGAATCTAAAGATAATATATTTTAGGGGAAGCCCACCACTTTATTAGGACTGCAGCACCAACAGCTGGATGATAAAGAGCAAGGCTGCAAAACATCAGGCCTCCAGATCCCATAATCTCCcattactacaactcccatcatccccagccacagcagccattagtcagagatgatgggagttgtaaccaACATTGTGCCGCCCTGATGTAGAGGGATAGGTCTGCTTCAGTCTCCAAGGAATTAAATGACAGCATACCATTGTGTTATGGCAATGCTCTTGCTGTCAGGGGTCCCACTACTTATCTGTATACCCTAGAGAACCCATGCTATCTGAGGGCTTTccttagagcaaggtatgacatGCTCCGTCGGCTGTGCTGGCagggagaataaagagtatatcTAGGGAAGACAGAATCTGACCTTGTGGTtatagggagattgaaaccatccaacatgtattgctccgttgcctgttttacagagagttaagatgctccctgatatctccttgtctggcaccctttccaggatgctcagaagatttttgtgtttcttatcttctgACAGATCAATCTCCATCTGTTACATATAAGGTGGCAAAGTTTTGTTCTAATACTATGTGGTTACGTCAGTTTTTTTATTCCATgtgtatgttcttcctgaatttttggtttatatttatattttattgttagcaattgctagttgtCTTTGATTGGTATTGTATGCgattgatgttttattattttctagcaactgttaacctcTTGTAGGATTCTTTTTATTCTACTATTTCTAGTTGATttataagctgaccatgggttgttgtttttaacactaacacacacacacacacacacacacacacacacacacacacacacggcaatgCTCATGAAGATTGATACAGGGCGATAATTTCAATCCATTTTCCCCCAGAGAAAACTATCACTTGGAAAACCATGAATAATGCGTTTACAGCTCAATGctctgtatgttttctcagaagtaagttccactgtattcaatggggcttattcccccAGTTTGATTCTAGTTTATTTTAACAAACTAGTATTTGAACAGACCACCGTTCTCTGTGTTCAAATGCAAcatggaactgtggtttgttctaaAGTGTGAAGCAGAAATTTTCATTCTTCTTCTCTCAAACACAAGAAAGGGGAATGGAGAGGTGGGAGCACATGAGCCCAAAGCCCTCCAAGGTTCATTCATGTAGCACTAAAACATGGTATGATGTTATCAGCTGTCATTGTTACCGCTCCAGTAAGGGATACCAAAGTATCAAAAATAGCCTGGAAATCCAGCCTGCAGACAAAGGAACTCAGGGAGGCTAATTAAGTAAATGTGATTGTGATATTGTGTTTTAGTGTGAAATTATGAGCCAGCACTTTCTCAAAGTGCCTGTGAACAAGCAGATGgaaaggaggtgggtggggggagagcaaggaaTCACTCCTCCATAGCAACACTTTTCTAGCTTTGGAAATCATTATCAGGAATAAAATATGAAGCTGCccgataccgagtcagaccatgggctcATCTAGCTTAGTAGTAGCAGGTCTAAagggtttcagatgggggtctctctcagccccacttggacatgccagggattgaacctggaatcttttgAATGAAAAGTAGGTGCCCAGCACTAAGCTATGACCCCTTCTCTAAAACAGCTATGTGGCAACAAACATTGGTTTACTTTATCCTCCTTATATCACTTGAGCATGAGGAATCCTGAatagtttgttttaaaacagaGTTCTACCATGTGTAAAGAATTGGGAGGAAAGGCAACTGTCACCTCCAGAAAAATCAGGAAAAGTGATacagatattggctgacatgatgcacagcatttcaGCCATGCTGCCAACTAGTGGTATGCATGGACCAGCACCGGCcggttcaaaggtgtgtgtgtggggaggataACCCCCCGGCGCATTTCCCCCACCTGAAACCCCCACCTGAAACCCTGCTATCTTTAAAAACGGTCCgatggggcagcagagtacctccctgccgccccgttgcctcctcagattggaagtgaccagaagtacccggcACACGTGCGCATATCAGGTGCGTGCATGCAcaggttgctctctctctctcggccaaTGTGCACGCAAGCAAGCACAACGTGTGCgcactgggtacttccagtcacttccggtctgaggaggcaacagggcagcagggaggtatgctgccatcagACCAAACTGTTTTTAAAGATTGGCTGgcggggaaacatggtggggcaggggagagtccACCCTCCccaaagttgccccccccaccgccttccaACTGGCCAAACCGCCGATCTTTCAAACCTGTTctgaggcccgtaaaagggcctccaaacaggttcatgcacatccctactgccaacctcatcaggactGCTACTGGCACGAAAGGCAGACCCAACACTGTTGAGGATGAACAGTTGTCCAAGCAGCACTGCCCACAGTTCCTCCAACTGTGGTGGATGGGAatatctggtgggctgctgtgggaaacaaggtgctggattagacaggccttgggcctgatccagcagggatgttcttatgttcttaactgtggCGGTGCTGCTTGGACAGCTGTTTGTCCTCAACAGCGCTGAGACTGCCTTACACATTCTCAGCAGCCCTGTCAATCTGCAGCGTCACAGGGAGGCTGGGCATCGTGTCAGTCAGTGTTGATAAGGATTTTTAGCGCAAAacaagagcttcgccatgctccatTCCTcagggttggtttttaaaaaaagatcttaaaactcatctgtttagagaggctttttaatgtattttattgcAGCTTGTATCGGATGGgcttttaattctttaaaatctAGTCTTAATTGGCCGTGTTTTAACttatcttatattaattttatagtGTTCAGTGTTTTCTCTCTTCTGTCATCTTGTataattttatattgctttatcTGTTATACAGTTTGCTACCTTTTGGAAGCTGCCCCAACCAACATTGCACTggagagtgagatataaatattttaaatacaattaaCAAAATAAAGAAGCAGTTTGATCATTTCACCTCTTTGTCTCTCAGATTTGTATCTCCTCCAAAGATCACAGTACTGGACTTGGATGCCTCCTGCATTTTCTTGAGCACCAGTTTCAATTGATTCAAGCGCTCTTCAGCATGATTCTTAGTGCTCTCAAGATGGGAAGTCATAAGGCAGAGCTCATTGCCAGATATGGTTACCTGTGAAGAGGCCCAAAACGTAAAGATACATATTGCAATAGGTAGCTGTTAACTAGGACACTATCACTTCATTTCAGTCTGTTAATCCCACCAAATCTGCCTTCTAGGCTTCACTAGCTTCATGCTTTCCTCAGATTGCAAAtgataaagaaatgtttaatccaggcccacaaataagtgtataaaagtttggttcaggctcctaaACAGAATGTAAGGCCAGTAGGCCAGAATGAAATTGTTCGAGTCAAATATGTGAGGCCCATCGGCCAAGAGGTAAaaaataccagagcctgacagTAGATGATGTATGTAACCAGGGTCACGAGACAAATTCCCCACTCAGCAGAAAGAAACATCGCTGGCACCAGGAGATATTGATAAGGAGTAGGGTCAGCAGAAAGGCCAACCAGTAACTCATGTCCAAGGCTCTAATTGGCACAACAGGAAAACATATGTTTAACCACAAATTACATATGTCGATTGATCTACTGACTTGCTTTTAATCTATATAAACTGGCAACTGTGTACTTTGAGTGCACAGTGCTTGTCAGACTTCTGACTTGTACTCtaccttcatgatcatgaataaaggCTAATTTGAGTACACATCCTCATTGAACTGACTGGTCTTCGTCAGGTAACTAGCTCTATTGCGGGAACCTTGTTTAATCCTCTTTAGTTCAGTTagacgccccattctctgtcAATTTGATGGAAGTATGATCACAAGgggctgaattaaacaggagggcaaggttccagaggattttcccgcAACACAAACGCCCTATGTACAGACCAGAACACCTGTGTTCTGCTGTTCAGGGTCAAGCCTAGCACACTGATGAttctaaaatgatttttaaaataaagtagcACTGTAACTTGTTTAATCAGTAGATCAATCAACTAAAGTTTAGCTGATTAACTGACAAGAACCAATTTTAACATGTTATGTTAACATCATCTCTTTCATCTACCAGGTTCCAAAGAAAAAGCACACTTGTTTATTCTTTGTCAGTATTTCGGCTCTGTTGTGTTGATATAACAATGagtaaaagaaaaaaaacattaAAGAATCTGGATTGTTATCATTATCAAGGACAAGATATCAAACATCACCACATATCCTGAATATGTTGGTTTTTGTGGAttaatgtaagccactttggaaatcAATTTGGGCTGCAAAGCAGGCTGTCTAAAAAGGTGCTTGGGCCTAACTCACTCACTCGACATGAAATTCCCAGAACAAACcaagaaagatagaaacatgccattttacagataggttccagaccttgcccagactaccagaaaaaCCAAAAGTTCCAGAAAAATTGATTAATTTGCCAGGAAATGTGGGAAAACTCTCTCATGGGAAAAGTATGGGAAAAGATACCTTAAGACAAACTTTGGCAATTTTCTCGGGTACTTTTCAAGACAAAGTCCAGGCTTTCACAGATTTATGAAGCAACAAACAGGCTATATTTTTCCCCAGTTCATTACACttcaatctgttgtggatttgcaTGAAAATCATTTAAGATATTGAAAAACATATTTTTCAAAACACAAACTCTTCTGCATCTTACCAACAAGAaaagggagagtgcatggtcattttgtcGTAGTGCAAGCCCATTTTACTAGTAAATTTAATAGTCTTTCTTTTTAACATAGTTTTTGTTTATTAAACTGCAAGCTCTCATATTTTTTTCAAAGACATCTATTATTGAGATTATGGTAATATACAAATTTATTTCAAATTAATTCCTTAAATAGTTGACACACCtaattaaaaagtatttttttcactTCTTTGCCCACTGGCTGAAAGTGTTCCGATGTCTATTTTCCCTCTTTCACACTAGTATGCAAATAAATGTCTGCCACTTCAAATTATTAAACATCTCCCCACCTTTAATTTCAGATTAACTAATTATTTTGCCTGTGAGCTAAATGTACAATACTTAACAACTCACTCACATGTACAGATAATAAGTTTCTCATCATGGCAGTTGTTGGGAAAGGcgttatttcatgttttaaaaccCTTATTCTTGATTTTTTCAACATCACAGCAGTGAAATAACCATCTGTATTGCCTAGAGAAGAAAAGAAACGgagaaaagaacaggaaaaggtcACCAAACCACAATACTTTATCCAAAAATCCCACAAAAACTACAATAAAGGCCAAGGTACATGCCATGTTAACAATATGCTATATTTTTTTGTATTAAATGGCAGCTGCAGAGGTCCCAATCAGAATCAAGACCATAGAGTGGGATTTTAACCCTTTGTCCCAGCTGCAATACCAATCCAGATAGCTCCTCCCATCCCATAGCAACTATTTTATCCAAGCATCACcaccaatgggagctttcctccCGGATCAAGCAGCACCCGGAGGGTCCCACAATTTGAACCACAGTGGTGGCAAGAAGTTCTGTCCAGTGACTTTCCCCAAAATATAGACATACAAAGTACATAAATAGAAATCAAGTAGCAGCATGGCAATATTGGCTCAGtccagtggggtggggaaatgCCCCCTTGCTCCACCCTCCAGACACCCATGTTCCTGCCCCAAGTGCAGTtctgatctggattgggcccATGGCTGCTATTCAGCATATACCTAAGTACTTTAATCAATGCACCATGGGTAGCTCTCGCTCTCGCAAAGTTGGTAATGCTGTTGTGGGTTTTACATGATCCATCCTCTGCCGAAGGAAGGCTCAGCTGACTTATATATCACATAACACTATCACACAGAACAAGATAATACAAATAAAATGAACAATTTAACAATTACAGCTGCATCAGTGCACAAACAGGACCCCAGTTAAAAAGCTTATGAATCACTATAATTTCATTTTACCTGGAATAATTGTGTAACTAACTGCTCGTTTCTGTAGGTAGTTGAAATACGGAGGAATAACCTCCTGTAAAAACACTACATCAGGGCTGTATCTAAATAAGAAAGACAAGTTTAAAATGGAACACTAGACAGAAAACTAAAACAAAGGAGCAATAATGATCACGTTTGTTGGAGTAGCTTCACTGATCAGAACTAAAATACTATAACATTGGTCATTGAATAGCAGTAGCCTTGCTGTGTTTTAAAAGAGCAGGGCTGGATTTCTTTTACCACATTTAAAATAATCGAAGGACTGATTCCCACATGCATATCCATTATTTACACACTCATCCCTTCACAACTCACAGTTGAACACATGAACTGCATGCATGGAAAAGTGACATGAGGCAATTTGAAAGATGGCTGTTTTACACAAACTAATCAACATTTGAGGTTCACTTGCCTCCACAGTTGTCCCAAAGAAAGATCTGGCCTTCATTagggtcagtggctgacatcctaatgaaacaCAGGCACTTCAAGGGACTGCGGGGGAAGCCTACAGAacagagaagaggaggaacaaCATCTGCTACTaggcagaccccagggtgagggactgggtacctgcctgtttgcttctccttctgccccatttgctatctgccccccaggactggctgctgtgctgaggtgaggctttgcaggactgaggcccagagggtgacttggcagtttc contains:
- the TDP2 gene encoding tyrosyl-DNA phosphodiesterase 2, encoding MEVGSVADGVKQESQEERQQDPQPLEKEEDEKQQRDDLEKHRKLLCSEFASITSSDIAVAQCYLAENDWNMQRALNSYFEPPLDEDQVDWVLPPLPETETLVDLTDDSPTSSEAASVKDPGVNPQEDDSTFSLITWNIDGLHTSNQQERARGICSYLALYSPDVVFLQEVIPPYFNYLQKRAVSYTIIPGNTDGYFTAVMLKKSRIRVLKHEITPFPTTAMMRNLLSVHVTISGNELCLMTSHLESTKNHAEERLNQLKLVLKKMQEASKSSTVIFGGDTNLRDKEVAKLGGLPTSIVDIWEFLGKPEHCRYTWDTSQNTNLAVAYNCKLRFDRLFLRAASTGGQIIPQSLDLIGLEKLDCGMFPSDHWGLLCNFDVVL